From Paenibacillus sp. PK3_47, the proteins below share one genomic window:
- a CDS encoding collagen binding domain-containing protein: MVKRRVNIAIVFLMLIVQVAYSIGFTTQATAAGIEADRDIITSVSMAVYGPDGQTVTGDVYDVESTVSLDYTWSLPDGHGYVSGDTFTLLLPEQFQLYNDIGGTLVSDDGEVGSFTVSQSTHQVVMTFNGYIENHANVQGTLRINTKFDKTKIPGSGVEEILFPVNGGTQSIVVSFRPEVGSTIEKQGSSSGYNASTIQWTVDVNKKLETVAGAAVTDPIPAGLAMDSTVTLAVYALTVQLDGSVVQGAPVDSSKYTAEVSDGVLQVRFTDSAISSAYRIAYTTAISSETKHTFTNTATFTGEGRTPASSSATVTVERGGTLKKMSAGYEWNTQTVSWAIEYNYNSKSIPQVNAVLEDLFDESHELIAGSLKVYPVVLNSAGNAVKGQTLTENTDYSVTDITAAGKKGFKLQFANDLTSPYRIEYKIKAADRVFEDTVITNTVTEGTYSSSATQLVRPAIIYKNLSGIDYKNKTTDWKITFNFDGYPMDNVVVTDSFPSGGQKFVPDSIVVRDSKGKVLDSSAYTLDYKTPVEPNASFTVKFASAISGYYTITYQTQFSNDWLTGSSDNFLNRARIDWIDSKGIARWTHADGLFIPRAEVKKNGFKTGSYNAAAKEITWTVGANYNGKEIADPVLTDLLTAGQTLVPGSLKIYDMNIDTKGNSTKGSEISNTAYTYTVSSSNELKVEFADAINKPYFIEFNTSLAGQLIDKMITNTAQLRDGAKKVSKDLTATLEIRHGGEYIYKNGLQNGDKVNWSIAINRTQSFVKDAKIVDVPSTNQILLPDTFHLYPTAVSAAGEVTKSGPKLVKDIDYTLNLITDAAGNRSFELSFTRDISTAFILEYQSLIVANTGDKLVNTVNFSGNNAVLVEKDTSTEVIVGVSSGSGTGSGERGSLAVKKVDAVNVDRPLAGAVFELYRVNGTERVLVNTVTTDAEGSAVFNNLWLGGYVLIEKAAPQGYLLDGKEYPVTIGSAARVNLTVLNAEEVPVPTTTPTPVPTESAAPTESPGGGTVTPAPTEGPVATSTASPVPTSPVTPGVPGGTPTSGTTGPVVPGVIVDDDEIPGGAVPVPAATPSPAVTPSTPLVPGEEIATDDDIPLGGVDIEDDGIPQGGVDIEDDDIPQGTVTNQAGGMLPQTGENSPMPIYLTGMALILAGVILSRVFKRGNKQE; the protein is encoded by the coding sequence ATGGTAAAAAGAAGAGTCAATATTGCAATTGTGTTTCTGATGCTTATTGTGCAGGTAGCATACAGCATCGGGTTTACTACGCAGGCAACAGCTGCGGGGATTGAAGCCGACAGAGATATTATTACAAGTGTCTCTATGGCAGTCTACGGACCTGACGGGCAGACCGTTACAGGCGATGTCTATGATGTAGAATCCACTGTCAGTTTGGATTACACCTGGTCGCTGCCTGATGGACACGGGTATGTGAGCGGCGATACCTTCACGCTCCTCCTTCCTGAACAGTTCCAGCTCTACAACGATATCGGAGGCACCCTCGTGTCGGACGACGGTGAAGTGGGCAGCTTCACGGTCAGCCAATCCACACATCAGGTTGTGATGACCTTTAACGGTTATATCGAGAATCACGCCAATGTGCAGGGAACCCTGAGAATCAATACCAAGTTTGACAAAACAAAAATTCCCGGCAGCGGAGTAGAAGAAATTCTGTTCCCTGTAAATGGCGGCACGCAGAGCATAGTCGTCAGCTTCAGGCCGGAGGTTGGCAGTACGATTGAGAAACAAGGCTCCTCAAGCGGATACAACGCATCCACGATCCAATGGACAGTTGATGTGAACAAGAAGCTGGAGACAGTAGCTGGCGCAGCAGTAACTGATCCGATTCCGGCAGGACTGGCGATGGACAGTACAGTTACCCTGGCCGTATATGCGCTGACTGTGCAGCTTGACGGTTCTGTCGTACAGGGTGCTCCTGTTGACAGCAGCAAGTATACCGCTGAGGTGAGTGATGGTGTGCTGCAGGTTCGATTCACCGATTCTGCAATCAGCAGCGCTTACCGGATCGCATACACTACGGCGATATCCTCGGAGACTAAGCATACCTTTACCAATACGGCCACGTTTACAGGTGAAGGCCGGACACCAGCCAGTTCTTCGGCAACGGTGACTGTAGAGCGCGGAGGCACACTGAAAAAAATGTCCGCCGGCTACGAGTGGAACACTCAGACCGTTTCCTGGGCTATTGAATATAACTACAACAGCAAGTCCATTCCACAGGTAAATGCTGTTTTGGAAGATCTCTTCGATGAATCGCATGAGCTTATTGCAGGTTCTCTGAAGGTCTATCCGGTAGTCCTGAATTCAGCTGGAAATGCCGTTAAGGGCCAGACGCTTACCGAGAATACGGATTATTCCGTAACGGATATTACTGCAGCCGGTAAAAAAGGCTTTAAACTGCAGTTCGCAAATGATCTGACCTCGCCTTACCGGATTGAATATAAAATTAAAGCTGCAGACCGTGTATTCGAGGATACTGTTATTACAAACACGGTAACAGAAGGCACTTATTCATCCAGTGCAACGCAGCTTGTACGTCCGGCTATTATCTATAAGAACTTGTCGGGGATTGACTACAAGAACAAAACAACAGACTGGAAAATCACCTTCAACTTTGATGGTTACCCGATGGATAATGTAGTCGTAACTGACAGCTTCCCTTCAGGAGGACAGAAGTTTGTTCCGGATTCCATTGTCGTAAGAGACAGCAAAGGGAAAGTGCTGGACTCCTCTGCATACACACTGGACTATAAAACGCCAGTGGAGCCTAACGCAAGCTTCACAGTGAAGTTCGCTTCAGCGATTTCCGGATATTACACGATCACATACCAGACCCAGTTCAGCAATGACTGGCTGACGGGAAGTTCGGACAATTTCCTCAACCGGGCGCGGATTGACTGGATTGACAGCAAAGGCATTGCCCGCTGGACGCACGCTGACGGATTATTCATTCCCCGCGCGGAAGTGAAAAAGAACGGATTCAAAACTGGTTCTTACAATGCGGCAGCCAAAGAAATTACCTGGACTGTGGGTGCCAACTATAACGGTAAGGAAATTGCTGATCCCGTATTGACGGATCTTTTGACTGCGGGACAGACGCTGGTACCGGGTTCCCTCAAAATTTATGATATGAATATCGACACCAAAGGCAACTCAACAAAAGGATCTGAAATCAGTAATACAGCTTATACCTATACTGTCAGCAGCAGCAACGAATTGAAGGTTGAATTTGCAGATGCTATTAATAAGCCTTATTTTATTGAGTTCAACACCTCGCTTGCGGGCCAGCTTATAGATAAAATGATTACCAATACTGCGCAGCTGCGGGATGGCGCCAAGAAGGTGTCCAAGGATCTAACGGCCACCCTGGAGATCCGGCACGGCGGTGAGTATATCTACAAGAATGGTCTGCAAAACGGCGACAAGGTGAATTGGAGCATAGCAATTAACCGTACGCAGTCCTTTGTTAAGGATGCCAAGATCGTAGACGTTCCAAGCACCAACCAGATCCTTCTGCCGGATACGTTCCATCTGTACCCGACTGCAGTCTCCGCAGCCGGAGAAGTTACCAAATCCGGACCGAAACTGGTTAAGGATATCGATTATACACTGAACCTCATCACTGATGCAGCGGGCAACCGCAGCTTTGAATTGAGCTTCACCCGGGATATAAGCACTGCATTTATCCTGGAATATCAGTCGCTGATTGTTGCAAATACCGGTGATAAGCTGGTTAATACTGTGAATTTCAGCGGTAACAATGCTGTGCTTGTGGAGAAGGATACAAGTACAGAAGTAATCGTTGGCGTATCCAGCGGTTCGGGTACAGGCAGCGGTGAACGAGGATCGCTGGCCGTCAAGAAGGTTGATGCTGTAAATGTGGATAGACCGCTTGCGGGTGCAGTCTTTGAACTGTACCGTGTGAATGGTACAGAGCGTGTGTTGGTTAACACCGTTACTACAGACGCAGAAGGCAGTGCTGTATTTAATAATCTCTGGCTTGGCGGGTATGTGTTGATCGAGAAGGCAGCGCCTCAGGGATATCTGCTGGACGGCAAAGAGTACCCGGTTACAATCGGCTCCGCGGCCCGGGTGAATCTGACTGTGCTTAACGCAGAGGAGGTGCCGGTGCCTACAACAACACCTACTCCGGTGCCTACAGAATCTGCAGCACCTACAGAGTCTCCGGGAGGAGGAACGGTAACTCCTGCTCCGACAGAGGGCCCGGTAGCAACATCCACGGCATCTCCGGTGCCGACTTCACCGGTAACACCAGGTGTTCCTGGCGGAACTCCAACTTCAGGTACAACAGGGCCAGTAGTTCCGGGAGTCATTGTTGATGACGATGAAATTCCGGGAGGTGCCGTACCTGTTCCGGCAGCCACTCCTTCACCGGCAGTAACGCCGTCTACACCACTTGTACCGGGTGAAGAAATTGCAACTGATGACGATATCCCGCTGGGTGGCGTTGACATTGAAGATGACGGCATTCCGCAAGGCGGAGTGGACATTGAGGACGATGACATCCCTCAAGGAACAGTAACAAACCAGGCAGGCGGTATGCTGCCGCAGACAGGCGAGAACAGCCCGATGCCTATTTACCTCACCGGTATGGCTTTGATTCTGGCCGGAGTAATACTCAGCCGTGTGTTCAAACGCGGCAACAAACAGGAATAG